A single genomic interval of Stieleria maiorica harbors:
- a CDS encoding arylsulfatase translates to MTQSIVSTRGNCRRSRLRKSIRSIATLSIAVITMLVAHAVAASSLQAASSDRPNIVFILVDDLGYGDLGCYGQKLIQTPRLDQMAAEGMRFTDFYAGNTVCAPSRSVLMTGQHMGHTHVRGNAGGPDMSKQSLRSEDVTVAEVLKHAGYQTALCGKWGLGDDALGGREGLPRRQGFDFFYGYLNQVHAHNYYPEFLWRNETKSLLRNVVQPNDRSYGGFTGGWATERVDYSHDLIAEEALGFIRQSAAKKDTPFFLYLSLTIPHANNEGTRGTGNGQEVPDYGPYAEKDWSDNDKGQAAMITRMDGDVGRLLDLLDELQISEDTVVMFSSDNGPHDEGGHDTERFDPAGPLRGMKRDLYEGGIRVPFIVRWPGTTPAGTTSDHIGYFGDLMASAAELAGVDCPDNTDSVSFVPTITGNAANQAKHDYLYWEFYERGGKQAVRAGSWKAIRMPWGNGKTQLYDLSNDIGETNDLANQNPGVVERLEAMMADAHTPHPNWTP, encoded by the coding sequence ATGACTCAGTCAATTGTCTCGACGCGTGGCAATTGCCGCCGCTCGCGTTTACGAAAATCGATTCGCAGCATCGCGACTCTCTCCATTGCCGTCATAACGATGCTTGTGGCGCACGCCGTCGCGGCCTCGAGTCTGCAGGCGGCGTCCTCCGATCGCCCCAACATCGTGTTCATTCTGGTCGACGACTTGGGATACGGAGATCTGGGTTGCTATGGCCAGAAGCTGATCCAGACACCGCGTTTGGACCAGATGGCCGCCGAGGGAATGCGGTTTACAGACTTTTATGCCGGCAACACAGTTTGTGCGCCCTCGCGCAGCGTCTTGATGACCGGGCAACACATGGGGCACACACACGTCCGCGGGAACGCGGGTGGGCCGGACATGTCGAAACAATCCTTGCGCAGCGAAGACGTCACGGTGGCGGAAGTTTTGAAACACGCGGGCTATCAAACGGCACTGTGCGGCAAGTGGGGCCTGGGCGATGACGCGCTCGGCGGACGCGAAGGATTGCCGCGGCGACAAGGATTCGATTTCTTCTACGGTTATCTGAATCAAGTCCACGCCCACAACTACTATCCCGAATTCTTGTGGCGCAATGAAACCAAATCGCTACTGCGGAACGTGGTCCAGCCGAACGATCGCAGCTACGGCGGATTCACCGGCGGTTGGGCGACCGAGCGGGTTGATTACAGCCATGATTTGATCGCCGAAGAGGCGTTGGGCTTTATCAGGCAGAGTGCCGCAAAGAAGGACACGCCGTTCTTTCTCTACCTGTCGCTGACGATTCCGCATGCCAACAACGAAGGCACGCGAGGCACCGGAAACGGTCAGGAAGTCCCGGACTACGGGCCTTATGCGGAAAAGGACTGGAGCGACAACGACAAGGGCCAGGCGGCGATGATCACGCGAATGGACGGTGACGTCGGTCGACTGCTGGACCTGCTGGATGAATTGCAGATCTCCGAAGACACCGTGGTGATGTTTTCCAGCGACAACGGCCCGCACGACGAGGGCGGGCACGATACCGAGCGGTTTGATCCGGCCGGACCGCTACGTGGGATGAAACGCGACTTGTATGAAGGCGGCATCCGCGTGCCGTTTATCGTCCGTTGGCCCGGTACCACACCGGCCGGTACCACGTCCGATCACATCGGCTATTTCGGCGACCTGATGGCCAGCGCCGCCGAACTGGCCGGCGTCGACTGCCCCGACAACACCGACTCGGTCAGCTTTGTCCCGACGATCACCGGCAACGCCGCAAATCAGGCCAAGCATGATTACTTGTACTGGGAGTTTTACGAACGCGGTGGAAAGCAAGCCGTTCGCGCCGGCAGCTGGAAAGCGATCCGCATGCCTTGGGGCAACGGAAAGACACAGCTGTATGATCTCAGCAACGACATCGGCGAGACCAACGATCTGGCGAACCAGAATCCCGGGGTCGTCGAGCGTCTGGAGGCGATGATGGCCGACGCCCACACCCCGCATCCGAACTGGACACCATGA